One Sphaeramia orbicularis chromosome 21, fSphaOr1.1, whole genome shotgun sequence DNA window includes the following coding sequences:
- the gpr161b gene encoding G-protein coupled receptor 161, which produces MVCLFGGENAEPRHRTKAAASYCSLTSPMAQSLTMNTSRNCTPVGNGEGLAALESVSIVTITLLACLGNLVIVVTLYRRPYLLTPSNKFVFSLTLSNLLLSMLVLPFVAVSSVKREWVFGVVWCNFTALLYLLISSASMLTLGAIAIDRYYAVLYPMIYPMKITGNRAVVVIAYVWLHSLVGCLPPLFGWSSFEFDCFKWTCVASWHKEPGYTAFWVTWCILPPFIIMLACYGVIFRVARTKARKVHCGTVVVAQDDSTGSQRNGRKNSSTSTSSNGSRRSLIYAGSQCKAFVTILVVIGTFLMTWGPYVGVVCTEALWGQGRVSQWLETLVAWLSFCSAVCHPLIYGLWNKTVRKELLGMCFGDRYYRESFATRQRTSRLFSISNRITDLGMSPHLTAMLAGGGQLMAPGSSTGDTGFSFTQDSCTDVMLLDNFSIDGSSHLHYHGNQSGKRRSSVTFEDQVEHSKAENNNTSSVQVHAEVHKSLDKFASCLAKAIESDAKLTLFGEDLTSPGGLFTTRAAPRPRYMDGQRLRLESIDEGIVKDDREEEEQDVDEKPI; this is translated from the exons CAGCCTCATACTGTTCCCTCACCAGTCCAATGGCCCAGTCTCTCACCATGAACACCAGTAGAAACTGCACTCCAGTGGGAAATGGTGAGGGTCTGGCAGCCCTGGAGTCTGTATCCATTGTGACCATCACACTCCTTGCCTGCCTGGGGAACCTCGTGATTGTGGTGACCCTCTATCGCAGGCCTTATTTGCTCACTCCCAGCAACAAGTTTGTGTTCAGCCTGACCCTGTCCAACCTGCTGCTGTCCATGCTGGTGCTGCCATTTGTCGCCGTCAGCTCAGTGAAGAGAGAGTGGGTGTTTGGTGTGGTGTGGTGCAACTTCACTGCTCTGCTCTACCTGCTCATTAGCTCTGCTAGCATGTTGACGCTTGGAGCTATTGCCATTGACAG ATACTACGCTGTGCTCTACCCCATGATCTACCCCATGAAGATCACGGGCAACAGGGCGGTCGTGGTCATTGCCTACGTGTGGTTACACTCCCTGGTGGGCTGCCTGCCTCCTCTGTTTGGCTGGTCGTCTTTTGAGTTTGACTGTTTCAAGTGGACCTGTGTTGCTTCTTGGCACAAAGAGCCGGGCTACACGGCCTTCTGGGTCACCTGGTGCATTCTCCCGCCTTTCATCATCATGCTGGCCTGTTATGGCGTCATTTTCCGTGTCGCCCGCACAAAAGCTCGAAAGGTACATTGCGGGACAGTCGTCGTGGCCCAGGATGACAGCACTGGAAGTCAGAGAAATGGACGCAAGAACTCAAGCACCTCGACCTCCTCTAATGGAAGCCGGCGGAGCCTTATCTACGCTGGCAGCCAGTGCAAGGCCTTTGTCACTATCTTAGTGGTGATCGGTACTTTCCTCATGACCTGGGGGCCGTACGTTGGGGTGGTGTGCACAGAAGCATTGTGGGGGCAGGGCCGTGTGTCCCAGTGGTTGGAGACTTTAGTGGCATGGCTGTCCTTCTGCAGCGCTGTGTGCCATCCACTAATCTACGGTCTATGGAATAAAACAGTGAGGAAGGAGCTGCTGGGAATGTGTTTTGGAGATCGCTACTACAGAGAGTCATTCGCCACACGGCAGAGGACGTCACGCCTCTTCAGCATCTCCAACAGAATCACAG ATTTGGGTATGTCCCCTCACCTGACGGCCATGTTGGCTGGTGGAGGCCAGCTGATGGCGCCTGGAAGCAGCACAGGAGATACTGGCTTCAGTTTCACTCAGGACTCAT GTACAGATGTGATGCTGCTGGATAACTTCTCTATAGATGGCTCCTCCCACCTGCATTACCATGGAAACCAGTCTGGGAAGAGGAGGAGCTCGGTCACCTTTGAAGACCAGGTGGAGCATTCCAAAG CTGAAAATAACAACACGTCCTCAGTCCAAGTCCATGCAGAGGTGCACAAATCCCTGGACAAGTTTGCCTCGTGTCTGGCGAAGGCTATAGAGAGTGACGCCAAGCTGACCCTCTTTGGAGAGGATTTAACTTCACCAGGGGGGCTGTTCACCACCAGGGCAGCACCAAGACCCCGATACATGGATGGTCAGAGACTGAGGTTGGAGAGTATCGATGAAGGGATTGTCAAAGATGACCGAGAGGAAGAAGAGCAGGATGTGGACGAAAAGCCgatctga